Proteins from a single region of Runella sp. SP2:
- the cas9 gene encoding type II CRISPR RNA-guided endonuclease Cas9 (Cas9, originally named Csn1, is the large, multifunctional signature protein of type II CRISPR/Cas systems. It is well known even to general audiences because its RNA-guided endonuclease activity has made it a popular tool for custom editing of eukaryotic genomes.) yields the protein MHYTISLDAGTNSIGFALLDSTNTLLELGVDTFPMGNKEEKGVEKSRSAERRGYRSARRNRFRYHLRRAQLNTLLKPLGMIPDWSHKITAFDLYKMRKEAVEQQITLQELGRILFLFNKYRGFKSSRKEVGKDPEKEKEEGAIQSEISWLKNRMSAHNCKTVGHYFFKMFEKSHELQQRGEWHNPDEPYDERGLDGAEKFSLVNSRGIRREGRHLERTLIEAEFDLIWQKQRTFYPAILTDSNYHQIKNRCIFYQRLLKSPKKFIGKCSYEKSKPCAPLSSLPFQEFRLLKQLLDIRITDEKNPEMFNVSLDDEQRGMLFEELQNRKSLSFGDAKKLLKLPKNVKFNTDELGKDLMGNKTRASLRQVLGEGLFQEIEQQGQLEKLWHIIYMHQDEAWLREKLAQKWEFSPDIINAITEIHLEEGYGSYSTTVLQKLLPELRKGVHERDALKKAGYEVEQNAANRPLKPRISELKNNELRNPVVEKATMRVIRLVNQLIKKYSINPEQLTIRVESTRELKKPKQERQKIRNQNLDTEKRRKEYAAFLTKYGKFGIVYPNSAVINKFELWLELGENQENLKDFQKFILDSKGFDLHFEKYRLWLEQGMKCPYTFKTIPLADLMSPEIEIEHIIPYSRSMDNSFVNKTLCFTEANKQKSNSTAFEFMRDKGEGTLIAFKEHIKKVFSKSPEKQKRFLQEEVPPSFRPDQLTNTSYIARQIRSKLQEVSRDVQFTTGAATSELRRIWRIGSLLEEVMYEEATGIEMWRHFANRADENNKIEIENFKQWQAQFGKGKNRSDHRHHALDALVIGFCTPAIVQQISTFHRVREELKIANADHDGLLFSKELEYRLPRLPIQKSSIREALKQILVASQVNQRLLVAQQNHSKKKGGKHTQAVQSVRGALFKETFFGKIQKPHPNAFDKHEVFVTRKALTPELIKSSKDLEKIVDVQIREILKQRLAQYGDRGDKAFSEEEMRRNPVYMYSLNDYPNRSTNPSSKKGNTLPVIKKVRTISKNVRSFVAIPAKDADGVIVASNRYAEKNENYIMAFYQLLSTNKKGETKRICDFKLLSTVEAVRKRQQGEPLFADELTNEKGETLPLNPLCPNLKKGDFVVFYENTPDEIQWNDPEDLSKRLYQATGLSEGIKSKIYLFGYVSFAKHNHSRYNASYESKEFSLSESMPFLMMSHIQLKAVKVKVSQLGEVTV from the coding sequence ATGCACTACACGATTTCTCTTGACGCGGGTACAAATTCAATTGGTTTTGCCCTCTTAGATAGCACCAACACCCTATTAGAACTAGGCGTAGATACTTTCCCAATGGGAAATAAAGAAGAAAAGGGTGTTGAAAAGTCAAGAAGTGCCGAGCGTCGGGGGTATCGTAGTGCACGGAGAAATCGTTTTCGCTATCACTTACGTAGAGCGCAACTCAATACCCTTCTAAAGCCATTAGGAATGATACCCGATTGGTCTCACAAGATTACTGCATTTGATTTGTACAAGATGCGCAAAGAGGCAGTTGAGCAGCAAATTACGCTACAAGAACTAGGTAGGATTTTATTTTTATTCAACAAGTACCGAGGTTTTAAAAGTAGTAGGAAGGAGGTGGGAAAAGACCCAGAGAAGGAAAAAGAGGAGGGGGCGATTCAAAGCGAAATTAGCTGGCTCAAAAACCGAATGTCTGCTCATAATTGTAAAACTGTTGGGCATTACTTTTTCAAAATGTTTGAAAAAAGCCACGAACTCCAACAGCGTGGTGAATGGCATAATCCCGACGAACCCTACGACGAAAGGGGCCTGGATGGTGCAGAAAAGTTCTCACTGGTAAATTCACGCGGTATTCGTCGAGAAGGGCGACACCTTGAAAGAACACTCATTGAAGCCGAGTTCGACCTGATTTGGCAAAAACAGCGTACATTTTACCCTGCTATTTTAACCGATAGCAACTATCACCAAATTAAAAATCGTTGCATTTTTTATCAACGACTGCTCAAGTCACCCAAAAAATTCATCGGGAAATGTAGCTATGAGAAGTCCAAGCCTTGTGCACCATTGAGCTCTTTACCATTCCAAGAATTTAGGCTACTGAAACAACTTCTTGACATTCGTATCACGGACGAAAAAAATCCAGAGATGTTTAATGTGTCTCTCGACGACGAACAACGAGGAATGCTATTTGAAGAACTTCAAAATCGCAAAAGTCTGAGTTTTGGCGATGCTAAAAAGCTATTGAAACTACCTAAAAATGTAAAATTTAACACAGATGAGCTTGGTAAAGACTTGATGGGTAATAAGACCCGTGCTTCTTTACGTCAGGTATTGGGAGAAGGGCTTTTTCAAGAGATTGAACAACAAGGCCAACTTGAAAAGCTTTGGCATATCATTTATATGCACCAAGATGAGGCTTGGCTTCGCGAAAAGCTCGCCCAAAAATGGGAGTTTAGCCCTGATATTATCAACGCTATAACAGAAATTCACTTGGAGGAGGGGTACGGAAGCTACTCTACTACGGTGCTTCAAAAGCTACTGCCTGAACTACGTAAGGGAGTACATGAGCGCGATGCGCTGAAAAAAGCAGGTTACGAAGTAGAGCAAAACGCCGCGAACCGCCCCCTTAAACCTAGAATCAGCGAGCTCAAAAACAATGAGCTGAGAAACCCAGTAGTTGAAAAAGCAACCATGAGAGTGATTCGCCTAGTGAATCAACTCATTAAAAAATACAGTATCAATCCCGAACAACTTACGATTCGAGTGGAATCTACCCGCGAGTTGAAAAAACCAAAACAAGAACGTCAAAAAATTAGAAACCAAAATTTGGACACAGAAAAGCGTCGTAAAGAGTACGCAGCTTTTCTTACCAAGTACGGAAAGTTTGGTATCGTATATCCCAACAGTGCCGTCATCAATAAATTTGAACTTTGGCTTGAACTAGGGGAAAATCAGGAAAATTTGAAAGATTTTCAGAAGTTTATTCTTGATTCAAAAGGCTTTGACCTTCACTTTGAAAAGTATCGTTTATGGTTGGAACAAGGCATGAAATGCCCTTATACTTTTAAAACGATTCCACTAGCTGATTTGATGAGCCCAGAAATCGAGATAGAACATATCATTCCATACAGCCGTAGTATGGATAATTCATTCGTTAATAAAACCCTTTGCTTTACGGAAGCAAATAAACAGAAAAGCAACAGTACTGCTTTTGAGTTTATGAGAGACAAAGGGGAAGGGACTCTTATCGCTTTTAAAGAGCACATCAAAAAAGTATTTTCAAAAAGTCCCGAAAAACAGAAACGTTTCTTGCAAGAAGAAGTACCGCCGAGTTTTCGCCCAGACCAGCTTACCAATACGTCGTACATTGCTCGGCAAATTCGCTCAAAACTTCAAGAAGTAAGTCGTGATGTGCAATTTACGACGGGGGCTGCCACCTCCGAACTGAGGCGTATTTGGCGAATCGGTAGTTTGCTTGAAGAAGTAATGTATGAAGAAGCGACGGGTATAGAAATGTGGCGTCACTTTGCGAATCGAGCCGACGAAAACAACAAAATTGAAATAGAGAACTTCAAACAGTGGCAAGCTCAGTTTGGCAAGGGTAAAAACCGCTCCGACCACCGTCATCATGCCCTTGACGCCTTGGTGATTGGCTTTTGTACGCCCGCTATCGTTCAGCAAATCAGCACATTTCACAGAGTGAGGGAAGAATTGAAGATTGCAAATGCCGACCACGATGGCTTGCTTTTTAGCAAAGAATTGGAATATCGCTTACCTCGTTTGCCTATTCAAAAATCATCCATTAGAGAAGCACTCAAACAAATTTTGGTTGCGTCTCAGGTGAATCAACGCTTATTGGTTGCCCAGCAAAATCATAGTAAAAAGAAAGGAGGAAAGCATACGCAAGCCGTTCAAAGTGTGCGAGGGGCTTTGTTTAAAGAAACGTTTTTTGGTAAAATTCAGAAACCCCACCCTAATGCCTTTGACAAACATGAGGTATTTGTGACGCGAAAAGCACTCACTCCTGAATTAATCAAAAGTTCAAAAGACTTAGAAAAAATTGTGGACGTCCAAATCCGAGAAATTTTAAAACAAAGGCTTGCACAATATGGCGATAGGGGAGACAAAGCCTTTTCGGAAGAGGAAATGCGACGAAACCCTGTCTATATGTACAGCCTGAACGACTATCCGAATCGTTCGACGAACCCCAGCAGTAAAAAAGGAAATACGCTTCCCGTCATTAAAAAAGTTAGAACCATCAGTAAGAATGTACGCAGTTTTGTGGCGATTCCTGCCAAAGATGCCGACGGGGTCATTGTTGCTTCTAATCGGTATGCTGAAAAAAATGAAAACTATATCATGGCTTTTTACCAGCTTCTAAGCACCAACAAAAAAGGCGAAACGAAGCGTATATGTGATTTTAAACTCCTTTCTACTGTTGAAGCGGTGCGCAAACGCCAACAAGGTGAACCTCTTTTTGCCGACGAACTTACCAACGAAAAAGGAGAGACACTTCCGCTTAATCCGCTCTGTCCAAATCTAAAAAAAGGCGATTTCGTGGTTTTCTATGAAAATACCCCCGACGAAATTCAGTGGAATGACCCCGAGGATTTATCCAAACGACTGTATCAAGCAACAGGACTGAGTGAAGGAATAAAAAGCAAAATCTATCTTTTTGGCTATGTCTCTTTTGCCAAACATAACCATTCGCGTTATAATGCAAGTTATGAAAGCAAGGAGTTCTCGCTTAGTGAATCTATGCCTTTTCTAATGATGTCACACATTCAGCTAAAGGCTGTTAAAGTGAAGGTAAGCCAACTTGGTGAAGTAACTGTTTAA
- the glyA gene encoding serine hydroxymethyltransferase produces the protein MVSTTIARDTQIFDLIAQEHHRQESGIELIASENFTSPQVMEAQGSVLTNKYAEGLPGKRYYGGCEVVDQIEQIAIDRLKELFGATWANVQPHSGAQANTAVFLACLQPGDKILGFNLAHGGHLTHGSPVNISGKYFQPFFYGVEQESGLIDWDKVEATALKERPKMIICGASAYSRDWDYIRLRAIADQIGALLLADISHPAGLIAKGLLNDPLEHCHIVTTTTHKTLRGPRGGVIMMRNDFENPFGLKTPKGDIRMMSSLLDSGVFPGTQGGPLEHVIAAKAVAFGEALSDDYTEYAHQVRKNAQAMAKAFVDKGYKIISNGTDNHLMLIDLSSKGLTGKLAENTLIKADITVNKNMVPFDTKSPMVTSGMRVGTPAMTTRGLKEADMERIVDLMDAVLMNAENEAKIEAVKQEVNNWMAEVPLYK, from the coding sequence ATGGTTTCTACCACGATTGCCCGCGATACCCAAATTTTTGATTTAATCGCCCAAGAACACCACCGCCAAGAGTCTGGAATTGAGCTAATTGCTTCTGAAAACTTTACTTCGCCGCAAGTAATGGAAGCGCAAGGAAGCGTATTGACCAACAAATACGCCGAGGGCCTTCCAGGCAAACGCTACTACGGTGGGTGCGAAGTGGTGGACCAAATCGAACAAATTGCGATTGACCGCCTCAAGGAGCTGTTTGGTGCTACGTGGGCAAACGTGCAGCCGCACTCGGGAGCACAGGCAAACACGGCCGTTTTCTTGGCATGTTTGCAGCCTGGCGACAAAATTTTAGGTTTTAACTTAGCACACGGTGGCCACTTAACACACGGCTCGCCTGTGAATATTTCGGGTAAATACTTCCAGCCGTTTTTCTACGGTGTAGAACAAGAATCTGGTCTTATTGATTGGGACAAAGTAGAAGCTACCGCTTTGAAAGAGCGCCCAAAAATGATTATTTGCGGGGCATCTGCTTATAGCCGCGACTGGGACTATATCCGTTTGCGTGCCATCGCTGACCAAATCGGCGCGTTGTTGTTGGCCGACATCTCGCACCCAGCGGGCTTGATTGCCAAAGGATTATTGAACGATCCACTGGAGCATTGCCACATCGTCACGACTACGACACACAAGACGCTTCGTGGGCCTCGCGGTGGGGTAATTATGATGCGCAACGATTTTGAAAACCCATTTGGCTTGAAAACACCGAAAGGCGACATTCGTATGATGTCTTCGTTGTTGGATTCTGGCGTTTTCCCTGGTACACAAGGCGGGCCACTTGAGCACGTGATTGCAGCCAAGGCCGTCGCGTTCGGCGAAGCACTTAGTGATGACTACACAGAATACGCTCACCAAGTTCGCAAAAATGCCCAAGCAATGGCAAAAGCGTTTGTCGATAAAGGCTATAAGATTATCTCAAACGGCACCGACAACCACTTGATGCTCATCGACTTGAGCAGCAAAGGTTTGACAGGTAAATTGGCCGAAAATACGCTTATCAAAGCCGACATTACCGTAAACAAAAACATGGTTCCATTTGATACCAAGTCGCCAATGGTAACGTCGGGGATGCGTGTAGGTACGCCTGCCATGACAACCCGTGGTTTGAAAGAAGCGGATATGGAGCGTATCGTAGATTTGATGGATGCGGTATTAATGAACGCTGAAAACGAAGCAAAAATCGAAGCCGTAAAACAAGAAGTAAACAACTGGATGGCAGAAGTGCCTCTTTATAAGTAG